The Pseudomonadota bacterium nucleotide sequence GATTAGCTGATCGATCGCAATACAGTTTAAGCTGTGTAAAGTTTTCGTATCGTCTGGTTGTGAGATCCTGCTCGAAAGCATCGAGCAATTGAAAAAACAAAGTTATAGGCAGGTTATGATGAGTGATCAAAGTCCCAAGTTCAGAGAAAAGCAGAGTGAGTGGCGATTGGTCAGATTGGATTCTCTTCAGTTCTTCGTGGAAAAACCCTAAACGCTCTTTTTTGAAAGGGGCTGGTAGCTCGCTGTGGTCTGCTATATCATCTGCTGTCCGCGCAAAGTTATATATTGTTTCGATAGGAGCCCTTAGATATTTGGGCAACATTATCGAGGCGATAGGAAAGTTTTCGTATTGGTCAACGGGCAAAGCGAGATATCCATTAATTAAAGCGAGTTTATAGGCAGTTGAGTACGCTAAAAATTTTAGGCTCAAATAACCGAGATATTGGGATTATAGTAGAATGCCCTGTGTGCGAATGTGGCGGAATTGGTAGACGCACCAGATTTAGGTTCTGGCGCCGAGAGGTGTGAGAGTTCGAGTCTCTCCTTTCGCACCAAATTTATGTAGTAGTTAGATGTTTTGGCTGCGATATTTTAATATAACCACTCTCTAATCGGGTGAGGGTGTACGCATTATTTTTTGGGATTAGTATGGACGCAACACTAGAGACAATCAGCAGCTTAGAAAGAAGAATCTCAATTTCTGTGCCAATGGCCGAGATAAACAGTGAGGTGGTTTCCCGTATAAGTCGATTGTCCAAGACTGTCAGAGTCGCTGGGTTCAGACCCGGCAAGGTTCCAGTGAAGATTGTTGAGCGACAACATGGTGGTCAAGTGCGAAGTGAAGTTATGAGTGACGTCATAGGCAAGAATCTTGGGGACGCTTTAGCGCAAAAAGAGTTGAAAATAGCAGGGCTTCCTAAAATCGATGTCCAAGCGAAGAAGGAAGAAGACGACAACTTTGTTTTCATCGCTACCTTCGAGGTGTATCCTGCAATCGCGATAAAGGATATTGCGAATTGCTCAATCGATAAGCCAACAGTCAGTGTTGGCGATGCAGAAGTTGATTCAACCCTTGGCATCATGCAAAAACAAAGAGCTAATTTCGTGGTTAAGGACAAAGTCGCAGAGATTGGGGATCAAATAAAATTAGATTTTAAAGGCTCGGTCGACGGGGAACTCTTTGAAGGGGGTGCTGGCGAGGGTGTAATGATGCCACTTGGAGAGGGCCGATTACTTGCTGATTTTGAAAATGCGTTGACGGGATTAAGGGCTACTGATGAGAAGTCTTTTGATGTCCAGTTTCCTGATGATTATCCCAGCAAGGATTTAGC carries:
- the tig gene encoding trigger factor produces the protein MDATLETISSLERRISISVPMAEINSEVVSRISRLSKTVRVAGFRPGKVPVKIVERQHGGQVRSEVMSDVIGKNLGDALAQKELKIAGLPKIDVQAKKEEDDNFVFIATFEVYPAIAIKDIANCSIDKPTVSVGDAEVDSTLGIMQKQRANFVVKDKVAEIGDQIKLDFKGSVDGELFEGGAGEGVMMPLGEGRLLADFENALTGLRATDEKSFDVQFPDDYPSKDLAGKKAQFEVKIHEVLGAVLPEINADFAKQLGFEDGDVGKLRVDVKKNVDSEVRKRLASRQKDLVMKALLDQEEFDVPQALIDEEGQRLAERMKQNMESRGLKVGEVTLPKEMFVEEATRRVKLGLIIAYIAEKNELQPKPYQLKEEVEEMATGYEKPQEIRDWYYKNPQRLRELESFVVEKNVVTWALEKAQVKEVKLSFDELMGIDQ